The Balneolaceae bacterium genomic interval GTATTCACGTTCAGTCTGAGATTGTTGTGCCAATTATGAAGGGAGATAAATTTGTGGGTGAACTGGATATCGACTCACACACCAAAGGTGCCATAACTCCTGATCTGAGACAATTGTGTGAAAATATTTGTAAAAAGCTCAGTTCTATTTTCTAAATAATTCCTGATTTCAGCCCAGATTCAGCTTTCCTTCAGTTTTTCCGTTTATACTTTGTAAAAAGTTTTTGATAACTATAAAAAACACCAAACGATTGAGGCAGCCTTTCGTCTAAATGGTCAAATTAGCAGACATTTGTAATAAGTTTTTAAAATTGGCACACATTGTACTAAAAATCCGTTCAAGAGTTATTAGTTGCATCAAATGTACGTACTATTGATCGTAGCAAGAAAACATGGTAATCATTTAAACTACTATACACCGTTGAAAACATTCTATAAAAGTATCACAACTATCATCTTACTAACCGCTCTTATATCCTGTGGCGGAGGGGAATCTGAACCATCTGAATTCCGGGGATTTGGTAATTCCGGAGGACAAGAAGCTATCAGTGTTGAAGCTATTCCCGTTCAAAGTGCCACCATTTCTGAACAGGTAAGTGCTTTTGGAAATATCCAGACAAAAGACCTTGTTGAAATTGTTCCACAGGTATCCAATCGAATTACAGAAATACATGCTGATCTGGGCGATAATGTGAGCCAGGGACAATTACTGGCTGAAATTTATGAAGCGCCATTCCGGGAAGCTGTTCAGCAGGCCGAAGCTCAAGTCCGCCAGGCACGTGCAACTTTGGAACGAGACAGTACTGAATTGGGCCGGCAGGAGCAACTTTTTGAACGCGATGTTATCAGCCGGGCAGAATACGAAACAGCACGAAGTACCTATCTAAATAGTCTTGCGCAGTTTGAATCGGCTGAAGCTTCTCTTGCTCAAAGCAGGGAAGATCTTGAAAATACAGATATCGTTTCTCCCGTTTACGGTGTTGTGTTAAGCCGCTCTATTTCTGAGGGTGATCTTGCAACAACCGGAACCACACTTTTTGAAATTGCCAATCTTACCGGGTTCGAAACACGGGTGTTCCTGCCCATTCACGATTGGGAGCGTGTAGAGATCGGGCAACCGGTAACAATGGCACTCTCTTCAGATGGCGAATCGATTGCCGAAGGTGTTGTATCCATGAAAAGTCCGCGGCTGGACCCCACAACCGGACTTGGCGAAGTTGTTATCTCTCTTACAAATACATCTTCATCTGTTTATCAGGGGGCATTGGTTCAAACCCGTATTAACCTTCAGACAAAACAGAACGTAGTTGTTATTCCACGATCGGCACTGGTTGAAAAAGTGGAAACCTACATTGAACCGGAAACCGGAACTATTGAATTACAGCGATCATATTCTGCCTTTGTCACCCAGGGAGATACTTCCGCCGTTCGGAGAGATGTAGAACTGGGTATTGAACAGGGAGATCGAATTGAGGTTGTTAACGGCCTGCAGCCTGGCGACCAACTTGTGGTTACAGGACAACAAAGCCTTGAAGATGGTTCACCTATTCAAATAGCAGGGAGTACTCCTTCGTTATCGGCAGAATCATCCGATACCACCGGCACTGCCGGCAGACAGCCCGGGGCAGGTACAGGAGAATCCGATTCGCAGCAAGCCGAACAGAATTAAATCGTTAAGGTACTATGAATAACCTTCCAAAATTAGCAGTAGACCGCCCGGTAACGTTTCTAATGATCAGTATTATACTGGTCGGTTTTGGCCTGTATGGATTGAATAATCTGCGGCTCAACTTATACCCCGATGTCTCTTTCCCGACAATTACCGTCTATACCACGTACGAAGGAGTTGCACCCGAAGATATTGAAGCTCTAATTACACGCCCGGTTGAGGAGCAGGTAGGAAGTATTTCAGGTGTGCGGCGTGTACGCTCACTCTCAAGCCAGGGATCGTCTGTTGTTAAATTGAATTTTAATTGGGGTACGGATCTGTTTATGGCCGAGACCGAAGTTCGGAAACGGCTTGATATGATTCGCCGAACGCTTCCGGATGAGGTCGATCAACCTATTGTCTTTTCTTATGATCCAAATGATGAACCGGTTATTGTATTGGCTCTTACTTCGAATACCCGGAGTCCGCGCGAACTGCGAACACTTGCCACGCGACAAATTGAACAGCGAATTGAGCGCATTAACGGGATCGCTTCGGCTGAGACAGCCGGTGGATATGACAGGCAGATAAACGTGCGGCTGCGCAATGACCAAATGAGGCGATATAATATTGATATTGCCACCATCTCCAGCCGCCTTCAGCAAGAAAATGTACAAGTACCTGCCGGCGAGTTGGTGGAGGGTGAAACAGTTTTTTCCCTCCGAACGATTGGTGACTTCCGAAATCTCGATCAGATTAAGAATAGTATTGTTGCCATAACGGATGCCGGAAATCCGGTGTATCTCAACGATGTTGCAAATGTAGAAGACGGCATCGCACAACCGATTGGAAATGTTCGCGTGCAGGGAAATGAAGGTGTGATTCTTAATATCTACAAGCAGAGCGACAGTAATATTGTAACCGCAGCCGGGGGAGTTGCTGAATCACTTGATGATATTCGAAGCGTCATCCCTTCCGACGTAGATCTTGCAGTACTCACCAACCGTGCTGATTTTATC includes:
- a CDS encoding efflux RND transporter periplasmic adaptor subunit; translation: MKTFYKSITTIILLTALISCGGGESEPSEFRGFGNSGGQEAISVEAIPVQSATISEQVSAFGNIQTKDLVEIVPQVSNRITEIHADLGDNVSQGQLLAEIYEAPFREAVQQAEAQVRQARATLERDSTELGRQEQLFERDVISRAEYETARSTYLNSLAQFESAEASLAQSREDLENTDIVSPVYGVVLSRSISEGDLATTGTTLFEIANLTGFETRVFLPIHDWERVEIGQPVTMALSSDGESIAEGVVSMKSPRLDPTTGLGEVVISLTNTSSSVYQGALVQTRINLQTKQNVVVIPRSALVEKVETYIEPETGTIELQRSYSAFVTQGDTSAVRRDVELGIEQGDRIEVVNGLQPGDQLVVTGQQSLEDGSPIQIAGSTPSLSAESSDTTGTAGRQPGAGTGESDSQQAEQN